AGGACTGGTACACCGCCGCGCATCCCAATGCCTCCTTCGATGACGAGGTCGAGACGGCTCGTGCGGCGTTCGCGGCACTCACCGGAACCGACCCCGGTCGGGTGGCGATCGGCTCGGCCGTGTCCCATCTCATCGGCATGATCGCCGCCGCGCTGCCTGCCGGCGCGCGGGTGTTGGCCGTGCGCGACGAGTTCGGCAGCGTCGTGCGGCCGTTCGTCACCCAGGCCGATCGTGGGATCACCGTCACCGAGGTCGACTTCGACGACCTGGCGGCGCACGTCCCGGGGCACGATCTGGTGACCGTGGCGGTCACTCAGTCTCTCGACGGCCGGACCGTGGACCTGGCCGCACTGCGGGCCGCGGCCGAGAGCACGGGTGCTCGGGTGCTGCTCGACGTCAGCCAGGCCGCAGGGTGGCAGCCGCTCTCCCTGGGCTGGGCGGACTGGGTGGTCGGGGTCTCGCACAAGTGGCTGCTGAGTCCCAACGGCGCGTGCTGGCTGGCGTGCTCGGAACGAGGCCTCGCCGAAGTCCGGCCGCACGCCGCGAGCTGGTACGCGGCGGCCGATCGATGGCAGAACCTCTACGGCGCCGGACCCGCACCGGCCGACGGCGCACGCGGGCTGGACACGTCGCCGATCTGGCACGCACACATCGGCGCCGCCGCGTCGCTGACCTGGTTGGCGAGCCTGGATCTCGCCGAGGTTCGCGATCACTGCGTCGGGCTGGCGGACCTGCTGTCGGAGCGGCTCGGGCGGGAGCCCGCCGGTTCGGCCATCGTCGCCATGGACCTGCCGGAAGGCGCGGGCCGGATCGCCGAGGCCGGAGTCGCGGCGTCGGTGCGTGGCGGCCGGGTGCGGCTCTCGTTCCATCTTTACAACACGGAGGACGACGTTCTTCAGGTGGTGCGGGCCCTGGGTCGGTGAATCAGAGGCGTCGTCGCCTGATGAGGTGAAACACATTACGGTGTGTCCCCATGGCGACCCCGGATCACGCTTCCGACCCGGCCACACGACAGGCGGGCGCGACTCACACCGAGATGACCACGCCCATGCCCGCTGTGTCCGATTCGCCGTGGTCCACGCCGGAGAGCGCAGCTCACGAGGCGGAACAGCCCACCTCCGAGTACTCGGCGCCGAGGCATTCGAGTGCTCGGCACGCCGCCGGAGCGACGGGCGGGTCGAC
This genomic stretch from Actinoalloteichus hoggarensis harbors:
- a CDS encoding aminotransferase class V-fold PLP-dependent enzyme, with the translated sequence MREAFGEQFQIPDGYLNTAATGVPPLRTGRQVAAAVEDWYTAAHPNASFDDEVETARAAFAALTGTDPGRVAIGSAVSHLIGMIAAALPAGARVLAVRDEFGSVVRPFVTQADRGITVTEVDFDDLAAHVPGHDLVTVAVTQSLDGRTVDLAALRAAAESTGARVLLDVSQAAGWQPLSLGWADWVVGVSHKWLLSPNGACWLACSERGLAEVRPHAASWYAAADRWQNLYGAGPAPADGARGLDTSPIWHAHIGAAASLTWLASLDLAEVRDHCVGLADLLSERLGREPAGSAIVAMDLPEGAGRIAEAGVAASVRGGRVRLSFHLYNTEDDVLQVVRALGR